One segment of Rhodopirellula baltica SH 1 DNA contains the following:
- a CDS encoding FxsA family protein, whose protein sequence is MFFRLLALLIVVPFIELILLLRLADATSWLTTLLIVVITGIIGSFLARREGLATWFRFQSAMSQGKMPSREIQDGLMIAFAAALLLTPGLLTDALGFTLLTPPGRRLIGGWLRHRFAGSFQMRTFGGDGSGSSTGPSMQDGFGQRGFNQNGSDSSGQRSGGAGDTIDSPHFEPKQSPSP, encoded by the coding sequence ATGTTCTTTCGACTTCTTGCACTCTTGATCGTCGTCCCTTTCATCGAGCTGATTTTGCTTCTGCGTTTGGCAGATGCGACCAGCTGGTTGACCACGTTGTTGATTGTGGTCATCACCGGGATCATTGGATCATTCTTGGCTCGCCGTGAAGGTTTGGCGACTTGGTTTCGGTTTCAATCGGCCATGTCGCAAGGAAAGATGCCCAGCCGCGAAATTCAAGATGGGTTGATGATCGCGTTCGCGGCCGCGTTGTTGCTGACACCAGGTTTGCTGACCGATGCACTCGGATTCACCCTGTTGACCCCTCCTGGTCGCAGGTTGATCGGCGGATGGTTGCGTCATCGATTCGCGGGAAGTTTTCAAATGCGAACGTTCGGTGGTGACGGATCCGGCTCATCAACCGGCCCATCGATGCAAGATGGATTCGGTCAGCGTGGTTTTAATCAGAACGGTTCCGATTCATCGGGGCAGCGTTCCGGCGGAGCGGGCGATACGATTGACTCGCCTCACTTCGAACCCAAACAATCGCCTTCGCCGTGA
- a CDS encoding prolyl oligopeptidase family serine peptidase has protein sequence MYDEIFNMTVSLRNDRLRKTLAAFSASVIAGLCISSLFHPAAKADEPTASSSRMKLEYPVSRRDEVVDDYHGREVADPYRWLEDVESDETAAWVEAQNEVTQSYLQSLPQRESMRARLEALWDYSRTGLPAKRGETYFYTFNDGLQNQSVLYRTPVDVPPSQWEANREVLLDPNKLSEDGTMSLASWVPSEDGKYLAYAIADGGSDWRTWRVREVATGKDTDDLIQWSKFSGIAWTPDGDGFYYSRYAEPAEGEELTGTNDNQMMYLHELGTPQSEDKLVMKRPDHPKWGFGASVTDDGRYLVISNWKGTEPKTQVFIQDLTIEDAPVRGLIMGFDADYSFVGSVGSTLYFLTDHEAPRRRVISLDVAEHAKRTDDNVDEPADRAGWEEVIPQSEHVLEHVSLLSGVFFANYLADALNQVERFSLDGSPMGPLELPGKGSVGGLGGRQDAKETFFSFTNYVTPPSIHRVDVATGKSELAIMPEVAFDVSQYVTEQVFCTSKDGTKVPILITRHKDAPMDGSNRTLLYAYGGFNISLTPSYSPGIAGWLDAGGVYAVANLRGGGEYGREWHEAGMQLKKQNVFDDFIAAAEHLIDMGLTSRERLGVRGGSNGGLLIGAVMTQRPDLFGACLPAVGVMDMLRYHKFTIGWAWVSEFGSSDDETQIDNLLSYSPLHNLKPGTCYPATMVTTADRDDRVVPGHSFKFAAALQAAQSCDNPTLIRIETRAGHGAGTPTSKKIDEYADLWSFLLENLK, from the coding sequence ATGTACGACGAGATTTTCAACATGACCGTTTCCCTACGCAACGACCGCCTTCGAAAGACGTTGGCGGCGTTTTCCGCCAGCGTCATCGCCGGACTTTGCATCAGTTCCCTGTTCCATCCCGCCGCGAAGGCGGACGAACCCACCGCCTCGAGTTCACGCATGAAATTGGAGTATCCCGTCAGCCGTCGTGACGAAGTCGTTGACGATTACCACGGTCGCGAAGTGGCGGATCCGTATCGCTGGTTGGAAGATGTCGAAAGCGATGAAACGGCGGCTTGGGTCGAAGCTCAAAACGAGGTCACGCAGAGCTACTTGCAATCTTTGCCGCAACGCGAATCGATGCGAGCACGCTTGGAAGCTTTGTGGGACTATTCGCGAACCGGTTTGCCCGCCAAACGAGGTGAAACGTACTTCTACACTTTCAATGATGGACTGCAGAACCAAAGCGTTCTGTATCGCACCCCCGTCGATGTGCCTCCGTCCCAGTGGGAAGCCAACCGCGAAGTCTTGCTGGATCCCAACAAGCTGAGCGAAGACGGCACGATGTCGCTCGCATCTTGGGTGCCCAGCGAAGACGGCAAGTACCTCGCCTATGCCATCGCCGATGGTGGCAGCGATTGGCGAACTTGGCGTGTCCGCGAAGTGGCGACCGGCAAAGACACCGATGATTTGATTCAGTGGTCCAAGTTCAGCGGCATCGCGTGGACGCCCGACGGCGACGGGTTCTACTACTCCCGTTATGCCGAACCCGCCGAAGGCGAAGAGCTGACCGGGACGAACGACAACCAAATGATGTACTTGCATGAACTGGGCACACCCCAGTCCGAAGACAAACTGGTCATGAAACGTCCCGACCATCCCAAGTGGGGCTTTGGTGCATCGGTCACCGACGACGGCCGCTATTTGGTGATTTCCAATTGGAAAGGCACTGAACCAAAGACTCAGGTGTTCATTCAAGACCTGACGATCGAAGACGCGCCCGTTCGCGGATTGATCATGGGCTTCGACGCCGACTACAGCTTCGTCGGCTCGGTAGGCTCCACGTTGTACTTCCTAACCGACCACGAGGCCCCACGTCGCCGCGTGATCAGCTTGGACGTGGCCGAACACGCCAAACGCACCGACGACAACGTTGATGAACCCGCCGATCGAGCAGGCTGGGAAGAGGTCATCCCCCAAAGCGAACACGTTCTGGAGCATGTCTCGTTGCTCAGCGGGGTGTTCTTTGCCAACTACTTGGCCGACGCTCTGAACCAAGTCGAACGGTTCTCGCTCGACGGATCTCCAATGGGACCGCTGGAATTGCCCGGCAAGGGCTCCGTGGGCGGCCTGGGAGGCCGACAAGATGCCAAGGAGACGTTCTTTTCGTTCACCAATTATGTCACGCCACCGAGCATCCACCGCGTTGACGTGGCCACGGGCAAATCCGAGCTGGCAATCATGCCCGAAGTCGCCTTTGACGTCAGCCAATACGTCACCGAACAAGTCTTCTGCACCAGCAAAGACGGCACCAAGGTTCCGATCCTGATCACGCGTCACAAAGACGCGCCCATGGACGGCAGCAACCGCACGTTGCTGTACGCTTACGGTGGGTTCAACATCTCGCTGACACCGTCGTATTCGCCGGGCATCGCAGGTTGGTTGGACGCCGGTGGCGTGTACGCCGTGGCAAACCTGCGAGGTGGTGGCGAGTACGGTCGCGAATGGCACGAAGCCGGCATGCAATTGAAGAAACAAAACGTCTTCGACGACTTCATCGCAGCAGCTGAACACCTGATCGACATGGGGCTGACCAGCCGCGAGCGACTGGGCGTGCGTGGCGGCAGCAACGGTGGTTTGCTGATCGGTGCGGTGATGACTCAGCGCCCCGACCTGTTCGGTGCATGCTTGCCCGCGGTCGGTGTGATGGACATGTTGCGTTACCACAAATTCACGATCGGCTGGGCTTGGGTCAGTGAGTTTGGAAGCAGCGACGATGAGACACAAATCGACAACCTGTTGTCGTACAGCCCGTTGCACAATTTGAAACCTGGGACATGCTACCCAGCCACGATGGTGACCACGGCGGATCGAGACGACCGCGTCGTTCCGGGGCACAGTTTCAAATTCGCCGCGGCACTGCAAGCGGCTCAATCGTGCGACAACCCAACGTTGATTCGGATTGAAACACGTGCCGGTCACGGTGCGGGTACTCCGACCAGCAAAAAGATCGACGAGTACGCTGACCTTTGGTCTTTCTTGCTCGAAAACTTGAAGTGA
- a CDS encoding alpha-amylase family glycosyl hydrolase produces the protein MSSTIDDVTRSRITDVYGHVPDVLADGLKRCFDQSNPPSTPDELWDHRDVVMITYADQIREPGKSPLDAQRQFLLDHNLDELIRCVHLLPFCPSTSDDGFSVADYLAVDPESGDWDDIKRLGENFDLMYDLVLNHSSQHHRWFQGFLNDEPEYKDFYATADPSEDLSEVVRPRSLPLLTEFDSASGKRHVWTTFSADQVDLNYANPHVMLAMLETLVEYACRGARIIRLDAIAFLWKEIGTSCLHLPQTHAAVRLMRHVLDVAAPGTIVLTETNVPHAENISYFGDGTDEAHMVYQFSLPPLLLDAIHSGDTGVLQGWMRSLDLPTDQVTYFNFTASHDGIGVRPAEGILPQERVDALVEIAKAHGGRIGMRTKPDGSQSPYELNITYLEAVADRATVPAEEHAQRFLATQAIMLSMAGVPAVYFHSLVGSPNDIAGVESSGIPRRINRHKYERAELEAALSETGSLQQLVANGYRHLLRVRKQQTQFHPNASQTVLNLPTDGLLGFVRRHDDQPALCVLANLSGETRAVDPADMPGKLDLDVLSDESLDQNAPIAMAPYQVRWLKSSSTA, from the coding sequence GTGAGCTCAACCATCGACGACGTCACTCGGTCACGGATCACCGATGTGTATGGGCACGTTCCCGACGTGCTCGCCGACGGCTTGAAACGATGCTTTGACCAATCCAATCCCCCCTCAACTCCCGACGAATTGTGGGATCATCGCGACGTTGTGATGATCACCTACGCCGATCAAATTCGCGAACCGGGCAAGTCGCCGCTCGATGCTCAGCGACAATTCTTACTGGATCACAACCTTGACGAACTGATCCGCTGCGTTCACTTGCTACCCTTTTGCCCGTCAACCAGCGACGATGGATTCTCCGTCGCGGATTACTTGGCCGTCGATCCCGAATCAGGCGACTGGGATGACATCAAACGGTTGGGCGAAAACTTTGACTTGATGTACGACCTTGTGCTCAATCATTCGTCGCAGCACCATCGTTGGTTCCAAGGTTTCTTGAACGACGAACCCGAGTACAAAGACTTCTACGCCACCGCCGATCCATCCGAAGATCTTTCGGAAGTCGTTCGCCCGCGAAGTTTGCCCCTGCTGACGGAATTCGACTCGGCATCGGGCAAGCGTCACGTTTGGACCACGTTCAGCGCCGATCAAGTCGACCTGAATTACGCCAACCCACACGTCATGCTGGCGATGCTGGAAACGCTGGTCGAATACGCTTGCCGAGGTGCACGCATCATTCGGCTCGATGCAATCGCGTTTTTGTGGAAAGAGATCGGCACGTCGTGTTTGCACCTGCCGCAAACGCACGCCGCGGTCCGACTGATGCGACACGTGCTGGATGTTGCCGCACCCGGAACCATCGTGTTGACGGAAACCAACGTGCCCCACGCCGAAAACATCTCGTACTTTGGCGACGGCACCGATGAAGCCCACATGGTGTACCAGTTCAGCCTGCCGCCGTTGTTGCTCGATGCGATTCACAGCGGTGACACCGGCGTGCTTCAGGGTTGGATGCGATCGCTGGATCTGCCCACTGATCAAGTCACGTATTTCAATTTCACGGCGTCGCATGACGGCATCGGAGTGCGGCCTGCCGAAGGCATTCTGCCACAGGAACGAGTCGATGCACTTGTCGAAATTGCAAAGGCTCACGGTGGTCGAATTGGAATGCGGACCAAGCCCGATGGTTCGCAAAGCCCTTACGAGCTGAACATCACATACTTGGAAGCCGTCGCCGATCGTGCAACGGTCCCCGCGGAGGAGCATGCCCAACGGTTCTTGGCCACGCAAGCGATCATGTTGTCGATGGCTGGTGTTCCCGCGGTTTACTTCCACTCGCTGGTGGGGTCGCCCAACGATATCGCCGGCGTCGAATCATCGGGCATCCCTCGCCGAATCAATCGCCATAAATACGAGCGAGCTGAATTGGAAGCGGCGTTGTCCGAAACCGGATCGTTGCAGCAACTCGTCGCCAATGGCTATCGCCACTTGTTGCGAGTGCGAAAGCAGCAGACTCAGTTCCATCCCAACGCGTCGCAGACCGTTTTGAATTTGCCAACCGATGGGCTTCTTGGGTTCGTGAGGCGACACGATGACCAGCCGGCGTTGTGCGTGCTGGCCAACCTGTCCGGCGAAACTCGTGCGGTCGATCCGGCTGACATGCCCGGCAAATTGGACCTCGACGTTCTGTCGGATGAATCGTTGGATCAGAATGCCCCCATCGCGATGGCTCCGTATCAGGTACGCTGGTTGAAGTCATCTTCCACCGCCTGA
- a CDS encoding glycosyltransferase family 4 protein has protein sequence MGVQIGFVGTRFAGTDGVSLESAKWAQVLWDNGHVSHWYSGQSDRDKATSMVVPHAYFGHPDIEWINRRAFGTRTRTPDVTQRIYTLADYLKKTLYEFTRRFDLDLLIVQNALCIPMNLPLGVALTNFIAETGFPTIAHHHDFYWERDRFSVSAVTDMLWMAFPPALPQIQNVTINSFAQEDLSHRRGVSSILVPNVLDFENEPPQADEYSSHFRKDIGLEEDDILFLQPTRVVPRKGIEHAIALVAALKNDKCKLVISHASGDEGNEYLQVLMDLAESSGVDLRLCDHQVGDKRALDADGNRIYTLADAYSQADFITYPSIYEGFGNALLEAFYYRKPLLVNRYSIYVADIEPKGAKVISMDGYLTKDVVSKVERIIRDKAFRDEMVDFNYEIGRAFFSYGVLRRKLRALVTNFTGQDNL, from the coding sequence ATGGGCGTCCAAATCGGCTTTGTGGGAACACGTTTCGCCGGCACCGATGGGGTGTCGCTCGAGAGCGCGAAATGGGCTCAGGTTCTCTGGGACAATGGCCATGTGAGCCACTGGTACTCGGGACAGAGTGACCGTGACAAAGCAACGTCGATGGTTGTTCCTCACGCTTACTTTGGCCATCCAGACATCGAATGGATCAACCGCAGGGCCTTTGGCACGCGGACTCGAACGCCCGATGTGACCCAGCGGATCTACACGCTGGCGGACTATCTGAAGAAAACGCTGTACGAGTTCACTCGGCGTTTCGATCTCGATCTGCTGATCGTTCAAAACGCGTTGTGCATTCCGATGAACTTGCCGCTCGGCGTCGCGCTGACGAACTTCATCGCCGAAACCGGTTTTCCGACGATCGCCCACCACCACGATTTCTACTGGGAACGAGATCGTTTCAGCGTCTCGGCCGTGACCGACATGCTTTGGATGGCGTTTCCGCCGGCACTGCCACAAATTCAAAACGTGACGATCAACTCGTTCGCACAAGAAGACTTGTCGCACCGCCGCGGTGTTTCGTCGATCTTGGTGCCCAACGTGTTGGACTTCGAAAACGAACCACCACAAGCCGACGAGTACTCGTCTCACTTCCGCAAAGACATTGGGTTGGAAGAAGACGACATTCTGTTCTTGCAGCCAACCCGCGTCGTGCCTCGCAAGGGGATCGAGCATGCCATCGCGTTGGTTGCCGCCTTGAAAAACGACAAGTGCAAACTGGTGATTTCGCACGCCAGCGGCGATGAAGGCAACGAGTACCTTCAAGTCTTGATGGACTTGGCCGAAAGCAGTGGCGTCGATTTGCGTTTGTGTGATCATCAAGTCGGTGACAAACGAGCCCTCGATGCCGATGGCAATCGCATTTACACGTTGGCAGATGCTTACTCGCAAGCCGACTTCATCACGTACCCAAGTATCTACGAAGGGTTCGGCAACGCTTTGTTAGAAGCGTTCTATTACCGCAAACCGTTGTTGGTGAATCGTTACTCGATCTACGTCGCCGACATCGAGCCCAAAGGGGCAAAGGTCATCTCAATGGATGGCTATCTGACCAAGGACGTTGTGTCGAAGGTGGAGCGGATCATCCGCGACAAAGCGTTCCGAGATGAGATGGTTGATTTCAATTATGAAATCGGCCGTGCTTTCTTTTCCTACGGGGTGCTGCGACGCAAACTGCGAGCCCTCGTGACCAACTTCACCGGACAGGACAACTTGTGA
- a CDS encoding HAD family hydrolase: MNSSNDRDTGLTDLLFSSTPLHPTPISVDSAHIPLTHHKPFDLREIRVILLDVYGTLVISGSGDVGTADDAKHDAANQWIRDAAVAAGVDDLSDIPTSDQLRNQIIATNEAARFETNPKPEVDILEIWRRVLHANGRSDLETNSKILVNWICGVEGRSNPVWPMPGAHDALMTMKEKGRRLGIVSNAQFYTPMIVRSLMSIRPQDAKRDPSSDSAERTIAGDLSSVFDLNACHFSYRYRAAKPGPLLFDRAMRHLGSLGISSDQVLYVGNDMLNDVWAAKQFGLRTALFAGDGRSLRLRTDDARCQNCLPDMVLTHWEQIVECL, from the coding sequence GTGAACTCATCCAACGACCGTGACACCGGACTGACGGACCTTCTCTTTTCTTCGACGCCGCTTCATCCAACTCCGATCTCGGTCGATTCGGCACACATTCCGCTGACGCATCACAAGCCATTTGATCTTCGCGAGATCCGGGTCATTTTGCTGGACGTCTATGGAACGTTGGTGATCAGCGGCAGCGGCGACGTCGGAACAGCTGACGACGCTAAACACGACGCGGCCAATCAATGGATTCGCGATGCCGCCGTGGCAGCCGGAGTGGACGACCTGAGCGACATCCCAACTTCCGACCAGTTGCGAAATCAGATCATTGCAACGAATGAGGCGGCTCGTTTCGAGACGAACCCGAAGCCGGAAGTCGACATTCTGGAGATCTGGCGGCGGGTGCTGCACGCCAACGGACGCTCGGATTTGGAAACGAATTCAAAAATTTTGGTGAATTGGATTTGCGGTGTCGAAGGGCGTTCCAACCCGGTTTGGCCGATGCCCGGTGCTCACGATGCTCTGATGACGATGAAGGAAAAGGGTCGCCGTTTGGGGATCGTCAGCAACGCTCAGTTTTACACTCCGATGATCGTTCGGTCATTGATGTCGATCCGGCCCCAGGACGCGAAACGTGACCCGTCAAGCGATTCGGCCGAAAGAACGATTGCGGGCGATCTGTCATCCGTGTTCGATCTCAACGCGTGTCATTTTTCCTATCGCTATCGAGCGGCCAAGCCTGGGCCGTTGTTGTTTGATCGTGCGATGCGTCATCTTGGTTCCCTCGGAATTTCGTCCGATCAGGTGCTCTACGTTGGCAACGACATGCTCAACGATGTCTGGGCGGCGAAGCAGTTTGGGCTGCGTACGGCGTTGTTCGCCGGGGACGGTCGCAGCCTGCGATTGCGCACCGATGACGCCCGTTGTCAAAATTGTTTACCTGACATGGTGCTGACACACTGGGAACAGATAGTAGAGTGTCTGTGA
- a CDS encoding MotA/TolQ/ExbB proton channel family protein translates to MLELISSYSTVAIVVAALAHLLFFFVLALWARGDRKKIVQTLQRFTDSLPNRSRMDYDAHPSDQIEACLADIHDVLVEPSGSPHRVALSQRMRILDERRDYLHSLRFETAWNVARTMIEAYPLAGVLGTILAIGAALASDDQASVGVIVTRFGDAIWSTFAGLAAAITLMLINSFFEPGFAKLSENRLHVRETASKAKRELGPADRVDPNAMSTTPATEATT, encoded by the coding sequence ATGCTAGAGCTGATCTCGTCCTACTCGACCGTTGCGATCGTGGTTGCCGCGTTGGCGCACCTGCTGTTCTTTTTCGTGCTGGCGCTGTGGGCGAGGGGGGATCGTAAAAAGATCGTGCAAACGCTCCAGCGTTTCACGGACTCGTTGCCCAATCGCAGCCGCATGGACTACGACGCTCACCCGTCGGACCAAATCGAAGCCTGCCTGGCGGACATCCACGATGTCTTGGTCGAACCTTCGGGCTCTCCCCATCGTGTCGCGCTCAGTCAACGAATGCGAATTCTCGATGAACGTCGCGACTACTTGCATTCACTTCGTTTTGAGACGGCTTGGAACGTCGCCCGAACGATGATCGAGGCCTACCCGCTGGCCGGTGTCCTGGGCACGATCCTCGCGATCGGTGCTGCCCTTGCTTCGGATGATCAAGCCTCCGTTGGTGTGATCGTGACACGCTTCGGAGATGCTATCTGGTCGACGTTTGCGGGGTTGGCTGCGGCGATCACATTGATGTTGATCAACAGCTTTTTCGAACCAGGGTTTGCCAAGCTTTCAGAAAACCGTTTGCACGTTCGCGAAACGGCATCGAAAGCCAAACGAGAATTGGGACCGGCCGATCGAGTCGATCCCAATGCGATGTCGACCACGCCGGCAACGGAAGCGACAACGTGA